Part of the Aquimarina sp. TRL1 genome, TTGAATTTTTGACTAAGGTTGAAAACTTTGAGCAAATCATGCCTGAGAGCAAACAAAATTTTGAAAAAATAAACGATTCCAGATTTCTTTTTCAATTAAAAGGAATGCCGGAAATTGTTTTAGAACAAAAAGAAAGTACCCCTTCTTCGCAAGTAGTACTTGGTGCGGCAAGCGATAAGCTTCCTTTTACTCTTACAGCTGATATCACTCCTTTGGAAGACGGAAAAAGCAGTACTAAACTAACCTTCGAAGGAAAATTCAATGCCATGATGGCAATGATGATAAAGAATCCGATCCAGAACTTTATCAACACACTTAGTGAGAACCTGGGTAAATTGTAATCAATATAATAATTGAAGCTCTTTAAGGTCAAATTCTCCTATAATTTCATCTTCCAAGAGCACCTGTAGTTTTCCTTGTTGTGTAACACTCTGGATAATTCCAACAAAAGAATCTCCCTCTCTGTCTTTGAACATAGAGGGTTTGTTTTTTCTAAACAAACATTTTTCATATTCTTGTTTCAACGACATAAAACCTGACACATCAAATGCAGTGAAGCGTTTTTCTAAAGCATACAAAAAAGAATGTAATACCTCTTCTACATTAAAATTTCTACCTGACAACATCGATAAAGAAGCTGCCCTTGGAAGATTTTCGAAATTTTTCTGATTCACATTAATCCCTACTCCGATAATAACACCAGTTAACCTGCCATTATTAACAATATTTTCTATTAAAATACCACATATTTTATATTTATCTGACAGAATGTCGTTTGGCCATTTGATTGACAATTTAGGTATCATGAATGTTTGCAACGCATCAAACACCGATAATGATACTAGCATTGAGATATAAAATTGATCCGAAGCTTCTATTTTCTGAATCGGCATAAAAACGCTACAGGTAAGATTTTCACCGGGATTACTCACCCATGAAGCTCCTAACTGTCCTTTCCCTGCCGTTTGCTCCCTGGCTAATACACAGACTTTTTCCACTAATTTGTCCTCTCTATTTAACCCTCTTAGAAATGAATTTGTAGAATCAATGGCATCAACTTTGATTATATGCATAAAAAAAATAGTGTAAAGTTTTATAATTGTCTGCCAATACAGACAGGTAAAAACGAAAAAAATAATAACTTTACACAAATTAAAAAAATGCATGATTAAAAAAGAAATTAG contains:
- a CDS encoding SRPBCC family protein; protein product: MNLESNTITINKSPEEVFEFLTKVENFEQIMPESKQNFEKINDSRFLFQLKGMPEIVLEQKESTPSSQVVLGAASDKLPFTLTADITPLEDGKSSTKLTFEGKFNAMMAMMIKNPIQNFINTLSENLGKL
- a CDS encoding biotin--[acetyl-CoA-carboxylase] ligase, which translates into the protein MHIIKVDAIDSTNSFLRGLNREDKLVEKVCVLAREQTAGKGQLGASWVSNPGENLTCSVFMPIQKIEASDQFYISMLVSLSVFDALQTFMIPKLSIKWPNDILSDKYKICGILIENIVNNGRLTGVIIGVGINVNQKNFENLPRAASLSMLSGRNFNVEEVLHSFLYALEKRFTAFDVSGFMSLKQEYEKCLFRKNKPSMFKDREGDSFVGIIQSVTQQGKLQVLLEDEIIGEFDLKELQLLY